The genomic window ATGGAGAAGTGCCGCAAGACTGGATGGTGTGGAAGCCGACGGGCGATCCTGCGGTTTTTGTGACGGATGAACAAGCTTATACAGGAAGCCATGCCTTGGAAATATCAGCACTTGAAGAAGGAAGAGCGGCTGTTTCACAAGACGTGGACGTCAGCGGCGGTGCGACGTATTTATTCAGTGCTTGGATCAAAACGGAAGACGTCACAAGTACTCAGGGTGCTCGTTTAAGAGCGACGTATTATAGCGGAGGTGAGCAGCAGGAGCTGATTTATTCTGCAAAGGTAAGCGGGACAAAGGACTGGACGTATATTGAAAAAGTTTTAACACCACCAGAGCATGTCGATCGCATTAGGGTTCAGAATTTTTTGGAAAAAGGAACAGGAACGGCCTGGTTTGATGAGGTGAATTTAACGAAAATTATTCCGCTTGAAGCCGTTGAGATTGTTCAGGAAGATATGACTGTGAGGGCAGGAGAAACAGTTTCCTTACAGTGGAGCATCACGCCGGAGAACGCAACCCATCAAGAGGTGTCTTGGGTGTCATCAAGTGAAGACGTAGCTACTGTTGACAATGGGGTTGTGACAGCGAGAAAACAAGGAACAGCAATCATTTCAGTCATTTCACAACAGGGCAGTCTTTCCGATGATGTCGTCGTAACTGTGGAAGAAGACCCGAATGATGAACTCACTCCGATTGACTCCATTACGTTGCCAACCGAGCTGTTAACGATGAGAGAAGGACAGCATCGGCTCCTTGAACCAACGGTGACACCGGCTGAGGCGACAGAGGAACTTGTTTGGCGTTCAAGCCACCCGGATATAGCTTCTGTTTCAGGTGGGGTTGTGACGGCAGTAGCTTCTGGTGAGACAACGATTAGCGTGATGGCAGAAGATGGGCGCGTGCAGGCGGAAAGGGACATCCAAGTGGCTGCCTATGAGCCAGATCGCTTTGATGCATTACGCGAGAAATGGAATGAGCGTTTATTAGGGCGTGACGCTTTTGATCCAAATCATCCACGGATGGTCGACATCCTGACAAATAAAACAGAAAACGCGGAAACGTTGTGGCAAACGATGAACCGCAATGACGTCCGTGACTATTTGTGGCTTGATTTATCAAGCACGACGAATCCGAAAGACATTACGGAAAGCTACCGTAACTTGCACAGAATGGCGGAAATGTTTGTGACTGAGCGTTCGTCTTTATACCACGATCCAGAGCTACTGACCGATTTAATCTCTGGTCTTAACTGGATGTATGAACAGCGGTATAACGAGCACATTGCTCAATATGGCAACTGGTGGCATTGGGAAATTGGGGCGCCAAAATCGTTAAATGACCTCGTCTCACTTTTGTACCCGTACTTGGAGGAGGAGGCGGTTCATCGTTATTTAACAGCTGTTGATCATTTTCAGCCTGACCCGACGAAATCAGGCGCGACGACGCCAGACCGTTATCGTGAAGCATACGGCGCCAATCGTATTGACACGAGTAAGGTTGTTGCCATTCGTGGGCTGCTTGTGAAAGACGCGGATAAGCTTGCAGCTTCACGGGATGCGTTAAGTCAAGTGTTTGAGTACGTCGATGTCGGAAACGGCTTTTACGAAGACGGATCGTTTATTCAGCATGAAGACATTCCTTATACCGGATCGTATGGACTTGTGTTAATTGAAGGGTTAGAAGGACTGCTGCAATTGTTTAGTGACTCAGATTGGGAAGTGGTCGACCCGGAAGTCGCTCATGTGTACAAATGGATGACCGAAAGCTTTGAACCGTTAATATATAAAGGTTCACTGATGGATATGGTGAGGGGGAGAGCGATTTCCCGCAGCTCTCTTCAAGACCAGCAGGCAGGCTACTCTGTGACTCGTACCATTTTACGCATGTCGACATTTGCGCCTGAGCCTTATGCAACCACATATGAGCAAATGGCAAAGTATTGGATTCAACAGAGCGGCGAAGCGGCATACTTGCAGCATACTTCTCGTTTTAATGACATCGTTTTGACAACCGATTTGCTTGAAGACGATTCGATTACGCCGCGGGGGGAGTTACTTGGACACTTCACCTTTGCCAATATGGACCGTGTCGTGACGCGGAAGCCAGGCTATACGTTTGGGATTAGCATGTACTCTGATCGGACGCAAAACTACGAAGATATGAATGACGAAAACCGAAAAGGCTGGTACACGAGTGCAGGAATGACGTACTTGTACAATGGTGGTCAAAGTCAATATAGTGACGGGTTTTGGCCAACGATCGATCCATATCGCATGCCTGGTACGACAG from Litoribacterium kuwaitense includes these protein-coding regions:
- a CDS encoding polysaccharide lyase family 8 super-sandwich domain-containing protein; this translates as MKKHWMFIALSVLLLWSVVSVSNAGHASAEEDIRVMNNSFEEVEPQTGEWDGEVPQDWMVWKPTGDPAVFVTDEQAYTGSHALEISALEEGRAAVSQDVDVSGGATYLFSAWIKTEDVTSTQGARLRATYYSGGEQQELIYSAKVSGTKDWTYIEKVLTPPEHVDRIRVQNFLEKGTGTAWFDEVNLTKIIPLEAVEIVQEDMTVRAGETVSLQWSITPENATHQEVSWVSSSEDVATVDNGVVTARKQGTAIISVISQQGSLSDDVVVTVEEDPNDELTPIDSITLPTELLTMREGQHRLLEPTVTPAEATEELVWRSSHPDIASVSGGVVTAVASGETTISVMAEDGRVQAERDIQVAAYEPDRFDALREKWNERLLGRDAFDPNHPRMVDILTNKTENAETLWQTMNRNDVRDYLWLDLSSTTNPKDITESYRNLHRMAEMFVTERSSLYHDPELLTDLISGLNWMYEQRYNEHIAQYGNWWHWEIGAPKSLNDLVSLLYPYLEEEAVHRYLTAVDHFQPDPTKSGATTPDRYREAYGANRIDTSKVVAIRGLLVKDADKLAASRDALSQVFEYVDVGNGFYEDGSFIQHEDIPYTGSYGLVLIEGLEGLLQLFSDSDWEVVDPEVAHVYKWMTESFEPLIYKGSLMDMVRGRAISRSSLQDQQAGYSVTRTILRMSTFAPEPYATTYEQMAKYWIQQSGEAAYLQHTSRFNDIVLTTDLLEDDSITPRGELLGHFTFANMDRVVTRKPGYTFGISMYSDRTQNYEDMNDENRKGWYTSAGMTYLYNGGQSQYSDGFWPTIDPYRMPGTTVDTMARSDGSGEHRSPHAWAGGSTLADMFGTAGMEYSGWESSLTAKKSWFMFDDEIVALGAGITSDEERNVETIVENRQIKRDGSNHLSVNGEVQAGTAFETVQDNVSYAFLAGADDGGNIGYYFPEGVQLHLKKEQREGAWQDINYTQPGDLLTRSYATMWIDHDVKPSDDQYAYVLLPNRSEQEVADYAANPDIEVLRNDSAVQAVRDQELGVVGANFWNDEKQTVGSLTAYDQASVTMKKTPNTIELAVADPTMNNDGFIELEISEKVFDVIAADERVEVVQTKPFVRLQVDVSDAKGSSVAVTLSTDANATKHASLFTVSSEVGGGQWQAGEAMTADISVTSEKNAQPATLTFAYYDWKGQLQKQVNKDIQLKKGDSKSYDLSLTLPNEVIGGTLRIFVWKGKDIGGNGYKRLSNVVIHESDN